A section of the Bacillus pumilus genome encodes:
- a CDS encoding GNAT family N-acetyltransferase, whose translation MIQIRRLSHDESLPMELLLLADPSKEKVLAYVQSGSCYAAFHEEAVIGVYVLTPLSRHTVEIMNVAVKESWQGRGIGKQLIHHAIAEAKVAGFQSIEIGTGNSSIQQLALYQKCGFRIASIDHDFFLKHYDEPIYENGIQCMDMVRLSLTFQAD comes from the coding sequence GTGATACAGATTCGACGATTATCTCATGATGAATCTCTCCCAATGGAACTTTTACTATTAGCTGATCCTTCAAAGGAAAAGGTTCTTGCTTATGTACAATCTGGTTCTTGTTATGCCGCCTTTCATGAAGAGGCTGTGATTGGTGTCTATGTATTGACACCGCTCTCTCGGCATACAGTGGAAATCATGAATGTTGCGGTAAAGGAGTCATGGCAAGGAAGGGGAATTGGGAAGCAGCTGATCCACCATGCGATCGCTGAAGCGAAAGTCGCTGGATTTCAATCGATTGAAATTGGCACTGGCAACTCCAGTATTCAGCAGCTCGCACTTTATCAAAAATGTGGTTTTCGTATTGCATCGATCGATCACGATTTCTTTCTGAAGCACTATGATGAACCAATTTATGAAAATGGGATTCAGTGTATGGATATGGTACGGCTGTCTCTCACATTTCAAGCAGACTGA
- a CDS encoding ATP-binding cassette domain-containing protein, whose translation MLTLQLQEKTYSRTFSLRHIQLNVKKGQTMLLLGHNGAGKTTMIQAMFGLTPFTGYVSLHGEQLNLQSSAHISLLKKHVSYIPDDHALFDYLTPREYFQLLQLPHEQDVTREETFTDLFELSPYMDQPIAQLSHGNQKKTQIISQLLRPCDYYVFDEPTNGLDPDMMIILKKVLMKLRDQGAGILISTHHLSFGDTLYDHLMILRNGDIKLNMSRQETKETYPHQALEEIYKEVNRDYYMQVERLLNDLDTTRSS comes from the coding sequence ATGCTGACATTACAATTACAAGAAAAAACGTATAGCCGCACCTTCTCTCTTCGTCATATACAACTGAACGTGAAGAAAGGCCAGACGATGCTTCTTTTAGGACACAATGGGGCAGGAAAGACAACCATGATCCAAGCTATGTTTGGACTCACGCCATTTACTGGCTACGTTTCCTTACATGGTGAACAGCTGAACCTTCAATCCTCAGCACATATTTCCCTTTTGAAAAAACACGTTTCTTATATTCCTGACGATCATGCATTGTTCGATTATTTAACACCAAGGGAATACTTTCAATTACTTCAGCTGCCACATGAGCAAGATGTTACACGTGAAGAGACATTTACCGATTTGTTTGAGCTGAGTCCGTATATGGATCAGCCAATCGCTCAGCTGTCCCATGGCAATCAAAAGAAAACACAGATTATTTCGCAGCTCCTCAGACCGTGTGATTATTATGTATTTGACGAGCCAACGAACGGACTTGATCCAGATATGATGATCATCTTAAAAAAGGTGCTCATGAAGCTGAGAGATCAAGGCGCTGGCATCCTGATATCAACTCATCATTTGAGCTTTGGTGATACATTATATGATCATCTCATGATCTTAAGGAATGGTGATATCAAGCTGAATATGTCCCGCCAAGAAACGAAAGAGACATATCCTCATCAGGCACTTGAAGAGATTTATAAAGAAGTAAATCGAGATTACTATATGCAGGTGGAGAGGTTACTCAATGATTTGGACACGACACGTTCTTCATAA
- a CDS encoding sugar-binding transcriptional regulator: MNRLLEAQKKLLPDLLTVMQKRYDILQYIRLAEPIGRRSLATSLGLSERILRAEVQFLKEQNLLDVKTSGMMLTSEGHALLEMLEGMMKDVLGLTFLENTLKRKLGLEEVMIVSGDSDESPWVKQEMGRAAVQCMKKRFTGNNIVAVTGGTTMEAVAEMMTPDAKNRDMMFVPARGGLGENVKNQANTICAHMAEKASGTYKLLFVPGQLSEGAYSSIIEEPSVKEVLQTIKSSTMLIHGIGEAKTMAMRRNTPAEDLKKIDEHDAVTEAFGYYFNRDGEVVHKVHSVGMQLDDLESIPHIIAVAGGSSKAGAIEAYFKKPRRTVLVTDEGAAKELLRESIDPSI; encoded by the coding sequence ATGAATCGTTTATTGGAAGCTCAAAAAAAATTATTGCCAGATCTTCTCACAGTTATGCAAAAACGCTACGACATTTTGCAATACATCAGGTTAGCTGAACCAATCGGCCGCAGAAGCCTTGCGACGAGTCTAGGTCTCAGTGAACGCATCTTAAGAGCTGAAGTTCAGTTTTTAAAAGAGCAAAATTTGCTGGATGTCAAAACGAGCGGCATGATGCTGACGAGTGAAGGTCACGCTTTGCTTGAAATGCTTGAAGGAATGATGAAGGACGTTTTAGGTTTAACCTTTTTGGAAAATACATTAAAGAGGAAGTTAGGCCTAGAAGAAGTCATGATCGTTTCTGGTGACAGTGACGAATCCCCGTGGGTGAAGCAAGAGATGGGAAGAGCTGCTGTGCAATGTATGAAAAAAAGGTTTACTGGAAATAATATCGTCGCCGTCACTGGCGGAACGACGATGGAAGCCGTTGCCGAAATGATGACCCCTGATGCTAAAAACAGAGACATGATGTTTGTCCCTGCAAGAGGCGGTCTTGGGGAGAATGTAAAAAATCAGGCAAACACCATTTGTGCCCACATGGCTGAAAAAGCTTCCGGTACTTACAAACTGCTGTTTGTTCCAGGACAGTTGTCAGAAGGTGCTTACTCTTCCATTATTGAAGAGCCGTCCGTCAAAGAAGTGCTTCAAACGATTAAATCATCCACGATGCTCATTCATGGAATCGGTGAAGCAAAAACAATGGCGATGAGACGAAACACACCAGCTGAAGATTTAAAAAAGATTGATGAGCATGACGCAGTGACAGAGGCCTTTGGCTATTACTTTAACCGTGATGGTGAGGTCGTCCACAAAGTGCACTCCGTCGGCATGCAGCTAGATGATTTAGAAAGCATTCCACACATCATTGCTGTTGCAGGTGGATCATCAAAGGCAGGGGCCATTGAAGCTTATTTCAAAAAACCCCGCCGAACGGTTCTTGTCACAGACGAAGGAGCCGCAAAAGAGTTATTAAGGGAGTCAATTGATCCCTCAATATAA
- a CDS encoding GbsR/MarR family transcriptional regulator: MDKQALGAIQKAQDHYIEKAAENMNAFGLSSTVGRVLGIIHMNRKPMTLEELSEATGMSKTRMSQVVREMLDLNIAEKVYEKGIRKDLYDVEQDQYQTFISLFAANWTRVVSKNRKAHKKTCKELQELLEQEDLPEETEDKINLLLSEIKESLDYYDWISRLIEFFESEEVFKHVPKP; this comes from the coding sequence GTGGACAAGCAAGCGCTAGGCGCCATTCAAAAAGCACAGGATCATTATATTGAAAAAGCTGCAGAGAACATGAATGCCTTTGGTCTTTCTTCTACAGTGGGTAGAGTGCTTGGTATCATTCACATGAACCGTAAACCAATGACGCTGGAAGAGCTATCAGAGGCGACCGGCATGAGCAAAACGAGGATGAGTCAAGTCGTTCGAGAAATGCTCGATTTAAATATTGCGGAAAAGGTTTATGAAAAAGGAATACGTAAAGATCTTTATGACGTTGAGCAAGATCAGTACCAAACGTTTATTTCATTGTTTGCAGCCAATTGGACACGTGTTGTCAGTAAAAACCGTAAAGCACATAAGAAAACGTGCAAGGAATTGCAAGAGTTGCTTGAACAGGAAGATTTACCAGAAGAAACAGAGGATAAAATCAATCTGCTTCTGTCAGAAATCAAGGAAAGTCTTGATTACTATGATTGGATTAGCCGCTTAATTGAGTTCTTTGAAAGTGAAGAAGTGTTTAAGCATGTGCCGAAACCTTAA
- a CDS encoding phosphoglycerate kinase — protein MNKKSVKDIDVKGKVVFCRVDFNVPMKDGKVTDDTRIRAALPTIEYLTGQGAKVLLASHLGRPKGQVTEELRLTPVAKRLQELLGQEVKKADEAYGDNVKKQISDLKDGDVLVLENVRFYPGEEKNDPELSKAFADLADVYVNDAFGAAHRAHASTAGIAAYLPAVSGFLMQKELEVLGKAISNPDRPFTAIIGGAKVKDKIGVIESLLDKVDNLIIGGGLAYTFVKALGHEVGKSLLEEDKVDLAKSFMDRAKEKGVNFLIPTDVLVADDFSNDANTSIVPISEIPSDLEALDIGTETREKYADVIKNSKLVVWNGPMGVFEIDAFAKGTKAIAEALAEAKDTYSVIGGGDSAAAVEKFGLADQMSHISTGGGASLEFMEGKELPGVTALNDK, from the coding sequence ATGAATAAGAAATCAGTAAAAGACATTGACGTAAAAGGTAAAGTTGTGTTCTGCCGCGTAGATTTTAACGTTCCAATGAAAGACGGAAAAGTGACGGATGATACTCGTATTCGCGCAGCATTACCAACGATTGAGTATTTAACAGGACAAGGCGCAAAGGTACTACTAGCTAGTCATTTGGGTCGTCCGAAGGGTCAAGTTACTGAAGAATTGCGTCTGACACCTGTAGCGAAACGTCTGCAAGAGCTTCTTGGACAAGAAGTGAAAAAAGCGGATGAAGCTTACGGCGACAACGTGAAAAAGCAAATCTCTGACTTAAAAGATGGAGATGTGCTAGTGCTTGAAAACGTTCGTTTCTATCCTGGTGAAGAAAAGAACGATCCTGAACTATCAAAAGCATTTGCTGATTTAGCTGATGTGTATGTCAATGATGCGTTCGGTGCTGCACACCGTGCACATGCATCCACTGCTGGAATTGCAGCATATCTTCCGGCTGTTTCGGGCTTCCTCATGCAAAAAGAGCTTGAGGTTCTAGGAAAAGCCATTTCAAACCCTGATCGCCCATTTACAGCGATTATTGGTGGCGCAAAAGTAAAGGATAAAATCGGTGTGATTGAAAGTCTTCTTGATAAAGTGGACAACCTCATCATCGGCGGCGGACTTGCTTATACATTTGTAAAAGCACTTGGCCACGAAGTAGGGAAATCTCTATTAGAAGAAGACAAAGTAGATTTAGCGAAATCCTTTATGGACCGTGCAAAAGAAAAAGGCGTGAACTTCCTGATTCCAACAGATGTTCTGGTAGCCGACGACTTTTCAAATGATGCGAATACAAGCATTGTGCCAATCTCTGAAATTCCAAGTGATCTAGAAGCACTTGATATTGGAACAGAGACAAGAGAGAAGTATGCTGATGTCATTAAAAACAGCAAACTTGTTGTTTGGAACGGACCAATGGGTGTATTTGAAATCGATGCATTCGCTAAAGGAACAAAAGCAATCGCAGAAGCACTGGCAGAAGCAAAAGATACATATTCTGTCATTGGCGGTGGAGATTCAGCAGCAGCTGTTGAGAAATTTGGTCTTGCCGATCAGATGAGCCATATTTCTACAGGCGGCGGCGCTTCACTTGAATTTATGGAAGGCAAAGAGCTTCCAGGTGTTACTGCATTAAACGATAAATAA
- the eno gene encoding phosphopyruvate hydratase, which translates to MPYIVDVYAREVLDSRGNPTVEVEVYTESGGFGRALVPSGASTGEYEAVELRDGDKDRYLGKGVLTAVNNVNEIIAPELLGFDVTEQVAIDKMLIELDGTENKGKLGANAILGVSIAVARAAADFLQIPLYQYLGGFNSKTLPVPMMNIVNGGEHADNNVDIQEFMIMPVGAPNFREALRMGAQIFHSLKSVLSAKGLNTAVGDEGGFAPNLGSNEEALQTIVEAIEKAGFKPGEEVKLAMDAASSEFYNKEDGKYHLSGEGVVKTSAEMVDWYEDMVSKYPIISIEDGLDENDWEGHKLLTERLGSKVQLVGDDLFVTNTKKLSEGIKNGVGNSILIKVNQIGTLTETFDAIEMAKRAGYTAVISHRSGETEDSTIADIAVATNAGQIKTGAPSRTDRVAKYNQLLRIEDQLAETAQYHGIETFYNLNK; encoded by the coding sequence ATGCCATACATTGTTGACGTATATGCACGCGAAGTATTAGACTCTCGCGGTAACCCAACAGTTGAAGTAGAAGTTTACACAGAATCTGGCGGCTTTGGCCGTGCACTAGTACCAAGTGGTGCTTCTACAGGTGAATATGAAGCAGTAGAACTACGTGACGGAGACAAAGACCGTTACCTAGGAAAAGGTGTTCTGACAGCTGTAAACAACGTAAACGAAATCATTGCACCAGAGCTTTTAGGCTTTGATGTCACTGAACAAGTAGCAATTGACAAAATGTTAATCGAACTTGATGGAACAGAAAATAAAGGGAAATTAGGCGCAAACGCAATCCTTGGCGTATCTATCGCTGTAGCACGTGCGGCTGCTGATTTCTTACAAATTCCACTTTACCAATACCTTGGTGGATTCAACTCCAAAACGCTTCCAGTACCAATGATGAACATCGTCAATGGCGGAGAGCATGCGGATAACAATGTAGACATTCAAGAATTCATGATTATGCCTGTAGGTGCACCGAACTTCCGTGAAGCACTTCGCATGGGCGCACAAATCTTCCATAGCCTAAAATCTGTATTAAGTGCAAAAGGCTTAAACACAGCTGTAGGTGACGAAGGTGGATTCGCTCCAAACCTTGGTTCTAACGAAGAAGCACTTCAAACAATCGTAGAAGCGATTGAAAAAGCTGGTTTCAAACCAGGTGAAGAAGTGAAACTTGCAATGGATGCTGCATCTTCTGAGTTCTACAACAAAGAAGACGGTAAATATCATTTATCAGGCGAAGGTGTTGTGAAAACATCTGCTGAAATGGTTGACTGGTATGAAGATATGGTATCGAAATACCCAATCATCTCAATCGAAGACGGCCTTGATGAAAACGACTGGGAAGGTCACAAACTATTAACTGAGCGCCTTGGCAGCAAGGTTCAGCTAGTAGGAGATGACTTGTTCGTGACAAACACGAAGAAGCTTTCTGAAGGAATCAAAAACGGCGTTGGTAACTCAATCCTAATCAAAGTAAACCAAATCGGTACATTAACTGAAACATTTGATGCAATCGAAATGGCAAAACGTGCAGGATACACAGCTGTTATCTCTCACCGCTCTGGTGAAACAGAAGATAGCACAATTGCAGACATCGCTGTTGCAACAAACGCTGGACAAATCAAAACAGGTGCTCCGTCTCGTACGGACCGTGTGGCGAAATACAACCAATTACTTCGCATCGAAGATCAATTGGCTGAAACAGCTCAATACCACGGCATTGAAACATTCTATAACTTGAATAAATAA
- the gap gene encoding type I glyceraldehyde-3-phosphate dehydrogenase, whose amino-acid sequence MAVKVGINGFGRIGRNVFRAALNNPEVEVVAVNDLTDANMLAHLLQYDSVHGKLDAEVSVDGTNLVVNGKTIEVSAERDPAKLSWGKQGVEIVVESTGFFTKRADAAKHLEAGAKKVIISAPANEEDITIVMGVNEDKYDAASHDVISNASCTTNCLAPFAKVLNDKFGIKRGMMTTVHSYTNDQQILDLPHKDYRRARAAAENIIPTSTGAAKAVSLVLPELKGKLNGGAMRVPTPNVSLVDLVAELNQDVTAEDVNAALKEAAEGELNGILGYSEEPLVSGDYNGNANSSTIDALSTMVMEGSMVKVISWYDNESGYSHRVVDLAAYIAKQGL is encoded by the coding sequence ATGGCAGTAAAAGTCGGTATTAACGGATTTGGACGTATTGGACGTAACGTATTTCGTGCAGCATTAAACAATCCTGAAGTTGAGGTAGTAGCGGTTAACGATCTAACAGACGCTAACATGCTTGCACACCTTTTACAATATGACTCTGTTCACGGAAAACTAGATGCAGAGGTTTCTGTAGATGGTACGAACTTAGTAGTGAACGGTAAAACAATCGAAGTATCAGCTGAGCGTGACCCTGCGAAATTAAGCTGGGGTAAACAAGGCGTAGAAATCGTTGTTGAATCTACTGGATTCTTCACAAAACGTGCAGACGCTGCTAAACACTTAGAAGCTGGCGCTAAAAAAGTCATCATCTCTGCTCCTGCTAACGAAGAAGATATCACAATCGTTATGGGTGTAAACGAAGACAAATACGATGCAGCTAGCCACGATGTCATCTCTAATGCATCTTGTACAACAAACTGCTTAGCTCCATTTGCAAAAGTACTTAACGATAAATTTGGTATTAAACGCGGTATGATGACAACAGTTCACTCATACACAAATGACCAACAAATTCTTGATCTTCCGCACAAAGACTACCGTCGTGCTCGTGCAGCTGCGGAAAACATCATCCCAACTTCTACAGGTGCTGCAAAAGCTGTTTCACTTGTATTGCCTGAACTTAAAGGTAAATTAAACGGTGGCGCTATGCGTGTTCCAACACCTAACGTTTCTTTAGTTGACCTTGTAGCTGAATTAAACCAAGATGTAACGGCTGAAGATGTAAATGCAGCACTTAAAGAAGCAGCTGAAGGAGAACTTAATGGAATCCTTGGCTACAGCGAAGAGCCATTAGTATCTGGTGACTATAATGGTAATGCAAACTCTTCAACAATCGATGCTCTTTCTACAATGGTAATGGAAGGCAGCATGGTGAAAGTCATTTCTTGGTACGATAACGAGAGTGGATATTCTCACCGCGTTGTTGACCTTGCAGCTTACATTGCAAAACAAGGTCTTTAA
- the tpiA gene encoding triose-phosphate isomerase: protein MRKPIIAGNWKMNKTLGEAVSFVEEVKSSIPSPDKVEAIVCAPALFLEKLNSLSNGTDLKIGAQNMHFEENGAFTGEISPAALKDLGIGYSVIGHSERREFFAETDETVNKKAHAAFKHGIVPIICVGETLEEREAGKTNELVADQVKKALAGFTTQQVAESVIAYEPIWAIGTGKSSTAKDANDVCAHIRQTVASEYGQEAADSLRIQYGGSVKPANIKEYMAESDIDGALVGGASLEPQSFVQLLEEGQYE from the coding sequence ATGAGAAAACCAATTATAGCTGGGAACTGGAAAATGAACAAAACACTTGGCGAAGCGGTTAGCTTCGTTGAAGAAGTCAAGTCATCCATTCCATCTCCTGACAAAGTGGAAGCAATTGTCTGTGCGCCAGCCCTTTTCCTTGAAAAGCTCAACAGCCTTTCTAACGGAACAGACCTTAAAATTGGTGCACAAAACATGCACTTTGAAGAAAACGGTGCATTCACTGGTGAAATCAGCCCTGCTGCACTAAAAGATCTTGGCATCGGCTACTCAGTGATCGGTCATTCAGAGCGCCGGGAGTTCTTTGCTGAAACAGATGAAACAGTGAACAAAAAAGCACATGCTGCATTCAAGCATGGCATCGTTCCAATTATCTGTGTAGGTGAAACGCTTGAAGAGCGTGAAGCTGGCAAAACAAATGAACTTGTCGCTGATCAAGTGAAGAAAGCACTAGCTGGTTTCACAACTCAGCAAGTCGCTGAATCTGTTATCGCATATGAGCCAATTTGGGCTATTGGTACAGGGAAATCTTCTACAGCGAAAGATGCAAACGACGTTTGCGCGCATATCCGTCAAACGGTTGCAAGCGAATATGGTCAAGAAGCGGCAGACAGCCTTCGCATTCAATATGGCGGAAGCGTGAAACCTGCGAATATTAAAGAATATATGGCAGAATCCGATATTGACGGTGCTTTGGTAGGCGGCGCAAGCTTAGAACCTCAGTCTTTCGTTCAATTATTGGAGGAAGGTCAATATGAGTAA
- the gpmI gene encoding 2,3-bisphosphoglycerate-independent phosphoglycerate mutase produces the protein MSKKPAALIILDGFGLRGETVGNAVAQAKKPNFDRYWNEFPHQTLTASGEAVGLPQGQMGNSEVGHLNIGAGRIVYQSLTRVNVAIRDGEFEKNETFLEAMTYAKENDKALHLFGLLSDGGVHSHIQHLFALLKLAKKEGLTKVYIHGFLDGRDVGQKTAKVYLKQLEEQIKEIGVGEVATLSGRYYSMDRDKRWDRVEKAYRAMAYGEGPSYQNIYDVVDDSYENGIYDEFVIPSVITRENGEPVAKVNDGDSVIFYNFRPDRAIQISNTFTNEDFRSFDRGEAHPKNLHFVCFTHFSETVDGYVAFKPVNLDNTVGEVLAQNGLKQLRIAETEKYPHVTFFMSGGREEEFPGEDRILINSPDVATYDLKPEMSAYEVKDALVADINADKHDAIILNFANPDMVGHSGMLEPTIKAIEAVDECLGAVVDAILAKGGHAIITADHGNADVLITEEGKPHTAHTTNPVPVIVTKKGATLREGGILADLSPTLLDLLGVEKPKEMTGTSLIQK, from the coding sequence ATGAGTAAGAAACCAGCTGCATTAATCATCTTAGATGGATTCGGTTTAAGAGGCGAAACAGTCGGTAACGCTGTTGCCCAAGCAAAGAAACCGAACTTCGACCGCTACTGGAACGAATTCCCGCATCAAACCTTAACGGCTTCAGGTGAGGCAGTAGGCCTCCCGCAAGGTCAAATGGGGAACTCTGAAGTTGGGCATTTGAACATCGGTGCAGGACGCATTGTGTATCAAAGCTTAACAAGAGTGAATGTTGCCATTCGTGATGGGGAATTTGAGAAAAATGAAACGTTCCTAGAGGCAATGACTTATGCAAAAGAGAATGACAAGGCCCTTCATTTATTCGGTCTTCTGTCAGACGGCGGTGTGCACAGCCACATCCAGCATCTTTTTGCCTTGCTGAAACTAGCGAAAAAAGAAGGCTTAACAAAAGTATACATTCATGGCTTCTTGGACGGACGTGATGTTGGTCAAAAGACAGCTAAAGTGTACTTAAAACAGCTTGAAGAACAAATCAAAGAAATCGGTGTCGGAGAAGTGGCAACACTTTCTGGACGCTATTACTCAATGGACCGTGACAAACGCTGGGATCGTGTGGAGAAAGCATATCGCGCGATGGCGTATGGTGAAGGCCCAAGTTATCAAAACATCTATGATGTCGTTGATGACTCCTATGAAAATGGAATCTACGATGAATTCGTTATTCCATCTGTCATCACGAGAGAAAATGGTGAGCCAGTTGCCAAAGTAAACGACGGCGATTCTGTGATTTTCTATAACTTCCGCCCAGACCGTGCGATCCAAATTTCGAACACTTTCACAAATGAAGATTTCCGCTCGTTTGATCGCGGAGAAGCACATCCGAAGAATTTACACTTCGTCTGCTTCACACACTTCAGTGAAACGGTTGATGGCTATGTTGCCTTCAAACCAGTGAATTTGGATAACACAGTAGGAGAAGTGCTAGCGCAAAATGGATTGAAACAGCTGCGGATTGCTGAAACAGAGAAATATCCTCACGTGACGTTCTTTATGAGCGGTGGACGTGAAGAAGAATTTCCTGGTGAAGACCGTATCTTGATCAATTCTCCAGATGTGGCAACCTATGACCTCAAGCCAGAAATGAGCGCTTATGAAGTAAAGGATGCACTTGTTGCAGACATCAATGCTGACAAGCATGATGCGATCATCTTGAACTTTGCTAACCCGGATATGGTTGGTCATTCAGGTATGCTCGAGCCAACAATCAAAGCCATTGAAGCAGTAGATGAGTGCTTAGGAGCTGTTGTCGACGCAATCCTAGCAAAAGGCGGACATGCCATCATCACGGCAGACCACGGTAACGCAGACGTGCTCATTACCGAAGAAGGAAAGCCGCATACTGCACATACGACAAACCCTGTTCCAGTGATCGTAACGAAAAAAGGGGCAACGCTTAGAGAAGGCGGTATTCTAGCCGATCTATCTCCAACGCTTTTAGACTTACTTGGTGTTGAAAAACCAAAAGAGATGACAGGAACATCATTGATTCAGAAATAA
- a CDS encoding MarC family protein → MISFMIHVVVSLFAVSNPIGNVPLFITLTEGYTEKERSQTAKKAIVVSFIILIAFLLAGRLIFKLFGIDIHALRIAGGIFIFGIAYNLLNAKESHVQNPHSEEKAESKEKADISVTPLAIPIIAGPGTIATVMSLTPGSQGMLHMFSILIGIVIVLAMTYYAFHYSSFIMRKMGKTEMNVVTRLMGLILAVVAVEMIGAGLKGMFPMFMS, encoded by the coding sequence TTGATTTCCTTTATGATTCATGTTGTCGTCTCATTATTTGCTGTATCAAACCCCATTGGAAACGTACCGCTTTTCATTACCTTAACAGAGGGCTATACAGAGAAAGAGCGCTCCCAGACAGCCAAAAAAGCCATCGTGGTCTCTTTTATTATTTTGATTGCCTTTTTATTGGCAGGCAGGCTCATTTTCAAATTGTTTGGGATCGATATTCATGCACTTCGTATCGCTGGCGGTATTTTTATTTTTGGTATCGCTTACAATTTGCTGAATGCAAAAGAATCACACGTCCAAAATCCTCATTCAGAGGAGAAGGCAGAAAGCAAAGAGAAGGCAGATATCTCCGTTACGCCGCTCGCCATTCCGATCATCGCTGGTCCTGGTACAATCGCGACAGTCATGAGTTTAACCCCCGGAAGTCAAGGGATGCTTCACATGTTTTCGATTCTAATTGGCATTGTCATTGTTCTTGCGATGACGTATTATGCCTTTCATTATTCAAGTTTTATTATGCGAAAAATGGGGAAAACAGAGATGAATGTCGTGACGCGTTTGATGGGATTAATTCTGGCTGTAGTGGCAGTTGAAATGATCGGCGCAGGCTTAAAAGGGATGTTTCCGATGTTTATGTCATAA
- a CDS encoding amino acid permease, producing the protein MQEQHNELERSMKSRHLFMIALGGVIGTGLFLGSGLIIHQAGPGGAILSFIIGGFLMYLVMLCLGELAVAMPTAGSFQEYATKYIGPSTGFMIGWLYWFSWACTIGLEFTSAGILLQRWFPDIPVWLWCLAFSVILFAVNAISARSFAETEFWFSAIKVAAILLFIIIGIGAIFGMIHLKGGEPAPLFHHLTDHGGLFPNGVFAILLTMVTVNFSFQGTELVGIAAGESESPEKTLPRSIRNIIWRTMVFFVLSIAVLAALLPWQTAGAVDSPFVVVLDKVGIPYAADIMNFIIITAVLSVANSGLYASSRMLWSLSKDGKGPDFTKKLSKRKIPINALLVTMGVSALSLLTSVVAPKTVYVWLISISGMVLVVVWMSICLSQYFFRKQFIKDGGDVKDLVFRTPLYPFVPLAGFIAFGIVLISLFFIEEQRIGLYCGVPFMAACYIIYYLKIKPKEEAKRFAEEEGIPKT; encoded by the coding sequence ATGCAAGAACAGCATAATGAATTAGAGCGTTCCATGAAAAGCAGACATCTCTTTATGATTGCCCTAGGCGGGGTCATCGGTACGGGTCTTTTCCTTGGATCAGGACTGATTATCCATCAGGCAGGACCAGGGGGAGCCATTCTATCGTTTATCATTGGCGGATTTTTAATGTATTTGGTCATGCTGTGTCTTGGAGAATTAGCAGTGGCGATGCCGACCGCCGGTTCCTTTCAGGAATATGCAACCAAATATATCGGCCCGTCCACAGGTTTTATGATCGGCTGGCTGTATTGGTTTAGCTGGGCGTGTACAATTGGTCTGGAGTTTACATCAGCAGGCATATTGCTCCAAAGGTGGTTTCCAGATATCCCGGTTTGGCTTTGGTGTCTAGCATTTAGCGTCATATTATTTGCCGTGAATGCCATCTCTGCTCGCAGCTTCGCTGAAACGGAGTTTTGGTTTTCAGCCATCAAGGTTGCGGCCATCCTATTGTTTATTATCATCGGAATTGGCGCAATTTTCGGAATGATTCATTTAAAAGGCGGAGAACCAGCCCCTTTATTTCATCATTTGACGGATCATGGCGGACTATTTCCTAATGGTGTTTTTGCTATTTTATTAACCATGGTCACGGTCAATTTCTCCTTTCAAGGAACAGAGCTTGTAGGGATCGCAGCAGGTGAGAGTGAAAGCCCTGAAAAAACATTGCCTCGATCAATACGAAATATTATTTGGAGAACAATGGTCTTTTTCGTTTTATCCATTGCGGTTCTAGCCGCACTTCTTCCATGGCAGACAGCAGGCGCAGTCGACAGTCCGTTTGTGGTCGTGCTGGACAAGGTCGGCATCCCATATGCTGCAGATATCATGAATTTTATTATCATCACAGCGGTCTTATCTGTAGCAAACTCTGGATTGTATGCATCATCACGTATGCTCTGGTCACTTTCAAAGGACGGAAAAGGACCCGACTTTACGAAAAAACTGTCCAAGCGTAAAATCCCGATCAATGCATTATTGGTGACAATGGGTGTATCTGCTCTATCTCTGCTTACAAGTGTCGTGGCACCAAAAACGGTGTATGTGTGGCTTATTTCAATTTCTGGAATGGTTCTTGTTGTCGTGTGGATGTCCATTTGTTTGTCTCAATATTTCTTTAGAAAACAATTCATAAAAGACGGTGGAGATGTAAAGGATCTCGTCTTCCGTACACCGCTCTATCCATTTGTCCCACTAGCAGGCTTCATTGCCTTTGGCATCGTGCTTATCAGCTTATTCTTTATTGAGGAACAGCGGATTGGCCTTTATTGCGGCGTACCGTTTATGGCCGCCTGCTACATCATTTATTATCTCAAAATCAAACCGAAGGAAGAGGCAAAGCGTTTCGCCGAAGAGGAAGGAATTCCAAAAACATAA